The Salvelinus namaycush isolate Seneca unplaced genomic scaffold, SaNama_1.0 Scaffold671, whole genome shotgun sequence DNA segment AGTTGTTGAATTTTGCTTTGACAGCTTCCCCTTACATAACTATCACTTGAGATTACATTCCATAATCTTTTGCACTCTAAATCCACATAGGCCTAAGGCTTGTTAGTTAGATCCACTCTGTGGTGATTCATTTAGCCAATCCCTGAATTTCACTGAGCGACTGGGATGGAAGTTCTGTATTGTGCAAAGGTCACCATGGTTGGACAGTGGTAGGGCCCCAGTCCAATCCAATCCCCATTAAGTACATAAGGTCAAGGCAAATCCTCTCTATTGATTTTGATCAACAactaggttataggctacatctaTTTCTAAACCCACCTTGATTTGATCTGAAGATATGCCTCTGCATTGACTGAGAGGGTGCTCAGTGGGATAACCATTAGCCATGCTTGTAAACAGAACACTGGAATGCCTGATGGTTTAGTTCAATGTTTTTAACATCACTTATTTTCTTCTGTCATCTCAGCCCAGCTATTACCCAACTTATTTGCTAAGCCTGACATGGTGCTGTAGTAACACTGATTGGACCTGTCTCTCCCCAGTTGGTCACCAGCCTGCCAGAGCACTGGAAGCCAGGTCCAGACTTCTACGGCGTGTCCTGTGAACCCGTGCTGGTCACTGCAGGTGCCGGGGTCATCGGCTTCCTCTTCTGGAGGAGCATTCTATCTGTAAGTCGTTGTTGCACAGTTACTGCTTTCATAATTTCATTATCTGATTGCTTTATGTTATTCTATGATGTATTGTATGCTACCGTTGAGGAGGCTGTTTGCTGCCACTTTTCTTTTCCTTCTCACAGGTCAAAAGCAAGTCATATCTAAGTAAGTTCTTCTCTCTGGCTATTTAGGGTGCATAGTGAATCCTCATTCATATTGCTTACAGGCTGGTGTTCTTGTCAtgtgtaaaccatgtctgatttcATACTCTTGTCATGGTTTTTATTCGCTACTGAAAAAGAGATGGTGGACAGGATGAAAAAGCTTGAACAAGAGAAGAAGGAGATACTCCAAAAGGTCGCTGAACTGCAGCAACAGGTAAGTTGCAGAGACTTTTCACTGACTAAGATCCAGACTTTTGAGTTCAATGTGAATTAAGGTACATAATGTTTTGACAGTATATTTCTACTGGGTTCCCCTCAGGGCGAAGAACTTAAAGAAAAGCAAAAGCTGTCTGAAAAATCTGCCACTTTATCTCTGGAAAAGATCCAGGAATTGGAGGTGAGTCTCTAAGAAATATTATCTTGATCACATGTCATTGTCATTATTAGatcttttattatttttttcttctccatagTGTTTAAATTGACTACGCATTTTCTTTTTCTGTCCAATAGAATATTGtgcaagagatggagagacaaaatGAGCGCCTGGACGAGGAAAATAACTTACACGCCATATCCTTTGACAAAGAGCGGGCCAATACTGCGAAACATGAAGATATGGTGAGTAGTATTGAGCGATTTAGCTGTAATTAAAATGTTTCAGAACAACCAATTCTCTGacgtcggttcaattatttgaattccattaagTTAGTTTATTATGTGAGCTCAATGTGccgtttctctagagagaaatcaaatcaagcaCATACTTCGGGACGTTGTAGTTTTCAACAGGAGAATAAATATTCCACATAGTTTAGTGCAGAAAATGTGGTAATTGACTAAAATGACCACAATCCATTGCACCTACAGCTGCATGGACTTGTgcgggcagacagagagaaagggacagcctgcaaatgagagagagacaccctaGAGAGCAGTTGCTTTCGTGATGTAGACAGCATAGGCAGCTACTATTAGCCAGCTACTATCCTAAATAGGATGGCTCGTTGATGAGGACAGAGAAAGATGGTTGTCATTATGCTTATCATTATCTTTGCCCATAGATGTCCGAAATGGACAAAACCATTGAGAAGTTGAAGCGCAGCAAGAAGAAGACCCAGGATGCACTGTCGAAGGTATAGGTCATATAAGTGAACAGGcccaatgaaaatatgtcaaataTATTAACATTGCAACAATCAAATGTAAAGTGTTTATTTCCTTTTCATTATCCTTATCATTGAATCTGTAGTCTACCATTCTGATGGATGAAGCCAAGCTCCGCGAAGATGCCCGGATTGTCCAGGTCCAGGTTCTGGAGAAGGATATTGCCACCCTGAAGGAGGAGAACCTCTCGGTGAGTACCAATATGGAACAACGATTCACACTTTAAGCCTCATGACATTGTGTAGGACTCATTGGCCATGCAGGGCCTGCATTGCACCGTCCTGATGACCTAATTTCCTTGTTACAGCTGCACCATGCTGCCAAGTTGTGGGAGGAGAAGCACAGGGAGACAAGCGAGCAGATCAAAGTCTACCAGAAGTCCCAGAAAGACCTGGAGGATTCCCTCCTTCAGAAGGACCACAATGTTGAGTTTTTTTTACACGTTACGATATTGTTACACACATCAATTCCTGTTCACACCTTCTCAAATGCACCCTGATGACAAAGAAACATGTCACCTGTATTATGTTCCAAAAAAATACTTCTTGACTGATTCCAGGGGAAAAGTGTAATGTATCAATTGGTGGTTCTCAACCTCTCTGGCAGGTTCTATCTGACCTGCTAGGAGACCTGGAGGCCTGCGATGACCTGAAAGGTGGAGTTGTTGCTAACGGGGTAGCCTCTAACGGTAAGTCACCTGACACGGTGTCctaatcagaggaggctggtgggaggagctataggaggacgggctccttgtaatggctggaatggaaccaAATACATGTAAACAGTGTGCTTGACGCCGTTCCATTTATGCCTTTATAGTGAGCCAGTccttctatagctcctcccaccagccttctCTGATTAGGATACTGTCAtgtgatttggtcttatgtagcaaaatttgaaattgtgtttttttacattggattaaagtagagactcggagcatcaaaatggtatatcatacactacagttgaggaacaatgggaaagtaattctgctttgaaagttgataaacttgtaacccatactggagagctcttctttgtctatacccattcagcattgttcacacatattgttagctagctaacaatatgcTTTATTTTGCAATgagaaaacgactttctgacaaaattagaaacttataTCTGAAAATGGTTTCCCTTAGTTTGATGATGTATtcaggagacaggtgttttatacaacagccttctatgTGTTCTATTTTCGACtgcctctgcatatttgcaatcaaaccacagaattttctccatctccttagctatcatactctgcttccaccagacagtccactgatttcaaaacttgggtCTCCTAAAAGTGGAGagcatctttcaaaaaagctgcgttagaaaGGGTTACTTACACATACTGagaagctcatgttatagacagaagcgtgctacatggcagaccaatccgaactcgtTTCATGGCGCGTCCAgctcatccattatctcagccaatcatggctagaggGAAGGTTCCttcctttttccgtggctaaactaACTCTGCTCATAGTTTACcatttttattcgtatttacggatggcatacaagtttgttattaaggcacatggaaGTTCACGTACCAGAAGGCATTTTGCccccaaaaatgcattttgatagttatacattcaaatgcctctcctgtgaagtattgACGCGCGACATACGCCTACTTTCCTGAAACGTGTCACTGTGTTTACAATTATTTGTTTCAGACAAGCAGACCAtcatccaaaaccgccataagcaAATGATGGATGTCTCTCGGGTAAGACTGAGTTCTTTCTTGAACGGACCCAGATTTCTGTGTACCTGAAGGCAGGTAAAACTTGTGCTCAGAACCAAGAAGTGTGTCAACTCTTCCACTAACTGTTGGAAGAACTTTCCACAGGTCCAGACCACTCTGTCTGTTGTGGAGGAAGAGCGCGATCGCTTCATGACCAAGCTGCTGAACGAAGAGAAGTCCAGGAAAGAGCTGGAAGGTATGTCCCAGCAACTAGAATTTGATATGCATCACTGCCTTTTCTCTCTCAACACTATCAACTTGTTTACACCACAGAGCAATTTCAGAAGCTGGAGCATGACATCTTGTTGGTGAAAAGTGACAAGAACCACCTGGAGAACCAGTACAAGACCCTGCAGCAGAAGAATGACATCATGACAGAGATGTACCAGCAGAAGGAGAATGCTTTGCAGCAGTAAGTGGAATCAGAAGCAGTGCAGTTCATGTGTTAATACCATAGTAGGGTTTGTTCTCCATGGTTCCAcagcatgtaaaaaaaaaaaaacatttttccttGTCTTTTACTGTATTCTTTTACTGTGAGGTTTGAGGTTTTCAAATGGTCTTTAAATAGTTTGATTTAATTTGTGTGTCGCCTTACAGGAAGCTGACCAAGGAGGAGTTTGAGCGCCCCAACAAGGAAGACCGGCTGACGGAGATGGATGGCAAGGCCCTAGAGGAGGAGGTCAAGGTGTGTAGGCAGCGCGTTAAGGAGATCCAGGACGAGCTGAAATGGACCGAGAAGTTCTACAAAGCTCAGATCATTGAGCAGGAGCAGAAATCTCACGAGAACTGGGTTtgtacaatacaactttattagtCCATTTGTtaaagaaacaacaaatgtctcaTTTCTCAACCCCCATCGATGGCACATACATTAGgatcaggatttttttttttaagtcttcTGTTTGGCCAGTCATTTGTAAGGTGAGTTTAGTCCAAAACAGGAGATTTTAAatgtctcttctttctctctaggTGATTGCACGCGCCGCAGAGCAAGCTCTGTTCGACGAGAAGAAGGAAACAACTAACATTCGTAACTTGTGAGTGCAACACTAATACAACAGACTCAATTGGGCTATACCAAAGCAGGGCTCGCCTATTTCTCACTCAAAATGGAGACAGGCAGATCCTTTCATTTGGTTTATTTTTGGTCAATCTCACATTTACTTTTTGAATTAGTCATAATAGTAAAGTAAAAAGAGGCACATTGTGAACCAAAGGTTGCACTGCCAAGTCGAAGGGCCACAAATGCAAGTGTTTTGGTCACAGTTTTGCAATGCAGTAAGCTGTATTAGTCTAGATTTGGAGGTACAGTATTGAGAATCTAAATGCCTGTTCTCTTTTTCACCCTAGACTGACTGACATGTCCAGCAAGCTGAAGGAGCTCTGTAGGCCTCTGTTC contains these protein-coding regions:
- the LOC120042402 gene encoding transport and Golgi organization protein 1 homolog, which produces MDHPPSGSLESPPVTDFHEDEQSGSSFVSVLILSGRLVTLFYEYLGIYGVMLVTSLPEHWKPGPDFYGVSCEPVLVTAGAGVIGFLFWRSILSVKSKSYLKMVDRMKKLEQEKKEILQKVAELQQQGEELKEKQKLSEKSATLSLEKIQELENIVQEMERQNERLDEENNLHAISFDKERANTAKHEDMMSEMDKTIEKLKRSKKKTQDALSKSTILMDEAKLREDARIVQVQVLEKDIATLKEENLSLHHAAKLWEEKHRETSEQIKVYQKSQKDLEDSLLQKDHNVLSDLLGDLEACDDLKGGVVANGVASNDKQTIIQNRHKQMMDVSRVQTTLSVVEEERDRFMTKLLNEEKSRKELEEQFQKLEHDILLVKSDKNHLENQYKTLQQKNDIMTEMYQQKENALQQKLTKEEFERPNKEDRLTEMDGKALEEEVKVCRQRVKEIQDELKWTEKFYKAQIIEQEQKSHENWVIARAAEQALFDEKKETTNIRNLLTDMSSKLKELCRPLFKPTPGMAPMPLRRGPRPHSDPHGRRYSPYHKHPVAARPDTMAPRTSSPSNLGSSNSRPQGPGSLLVSPISSPLDSSLRPVISHPSGHCHRPLPGPHHIPPPPSFMPPVYRPDNGHSGMMPPGPPPPNGHPPGPMIPPGHRPPPPGAYGPSSPHNRYLPPPPHYGPVPPPFGPPHTYVHYGPLDHSIPLRHLPPGVAPFPLHVGPKDFPVQPQVPHGHDSSVGPQPDAGPQGQGQDYSSQQATAAPHDSVSSAMAEP